ttccctggtggcgcagtggttaagaatccgcctgccaatgcaggggacacaggttcgagccctggtccgggaagagcccacatgccgcagagcaactaagcctgtgcgccacaactactgagcctgtgctctagagcccgcgagccacaactactcagcccgcatgctacaactactgaagcccgcgtgcctagagcccgtgctccgcaggaagagaagccaccacgatgagaagcccgcgcaccgcaacaaagagtagcccccgctcaccgcaactagagaaaacctgcgcagcaacgaagacccaatgcagccaaaaacaaataaaattaataaatttattaaaaaataaaatagagatggtACGAAACTTGTCATCAACTTTGACAAAAGGTTCCATTTGTTCGTAACTGCAAATTCCTCAACAGGGGTTGGCTCCCTCACAGGTCTGTGAGCTGCTTGAGGGTAAGGGCCGTGTCCTATCTTCGTATCCTTGGCGTCTATAGACCAAGCCTGGCAAATTAAGTATCGAATAAAGGTTTGAGATTTGACTGTAGGGATGGatggataaaattaaaattagcatCATCAACCTTGTTATTGGCATCCATCACTGCCACCAAACCGGAGGGCTTAAGACGTTCTTTTTAGGATGGCGATCTCCAATGTCACTGTTGGACACACTGGACATACGGAAAGCTCTCTCGTTCTAAGTTATCTTGAAGGCGACTGGCAGAAATATTCATCTCATAGTGGGGAGCTGTGCTAGCCTGAGTCTCTATGAGAcgagaaaacaaaaaggaacccCTCCTCCCGCCACGCCTAACCATCGTTACTAGGCTCCAAAGACATTCCGTTTAACCGCAACGGAAACTCACTTCCGGTCTGACTAGGACGTAAGAAAACTTTGACCGGAAGCGGCTCCCTCGGAGAAATAATACTAGGGAGTCACCGTGCAGACGCTCCTCCAGCACTAGAAATCAAGATCTCCTTTCCCCTACCTCTTCGGGGTTCATCTTTAGCTTATCCAGACGCTGAGTGAGGCAATTAACGGTGGTTAACAGACCGTTACCTGCCCCCGCCCACCGTTGGAGACTACAGATCCCATATTGCAGCTCGCCGTCTTCCAAAGAAAACGCCCATACGACCCAGCACGCAACGCGCCTCATGGGCCtctaagaatttttttcccttgttccGCCGAAACCGAGCAAAGCATGCTGGGGCTTGTAGTTCTCGCGGCTCCCTTACCTAGGTCCTTCGCGATACTCCGTCCGGTCCCGCCTATTCTCTACTCCCCTGGACCTTTAGGCTTGTCTTGGCCCGTTTGAAGACCAGGAAGTTGATAAGTCCCGAGGCTCGCTGCTGAGAGACGGTGGCTCGGGTGGGACAGTCGCCAGGGATGGCGGAGCGTAAGGATGGAGCGGGTGTCCGGACTGCTCTCCTGGACGCTGAGCAGAGTCCTGTGGCTGTCGGGCCTCTTTGAGCGGGGAGCTGCCCGGCAGCCCCGGATCATGGAAGAGAAAGCGCTTGAAGTTTATGGTAATTAATTTTACCCAGGGCAGCATTTGGTGGTATACGTGGAGGCGGGGGTAACGAGGGCCTCACCTGAGGGGTAGGAGTGGAGACTCGGGTTTTTGCCAGATCTCGTCCGGGAGCGTAGGAAGCTTTTTCTCCGGAGTCCTAAGTCACGCGGGCACGTGAGTCTTTCTAGGACCCAGGCTCTTGCTAAACCCGGGGCAAGCCGAGCCTGGAGGTCTCAAACGTTTCATTTCCCTTGTCTGCCCTCACGTTCTAGTGGCCATCTCAAGACTTATGGGCAGAGCAAGCGTCTAGGGTGCTTGGTTAGGAAGCAAAGCTGGCCTGATTGCCCTACTTGAGCCTCCTTCCTTCCTAGCCCCTGGACACACACTCCTCCTTCCGCCTCCGAGGGTACTGCTGGGTGACTGCCAAGTTGgggactggcccaaggtcacagccaCCCTCTTCTGCTGCAGAGGCCGTAGGTAGAGGTCCCCGAGAGCCCGGCCTTGAACTTAAAGTTCTTTAACACACCCAAGCCTGGAGTgcaaaaaagaatacacacacattgagttatatatatatgtataacgtatattatatatatgcacacacacacatattctctaTTCAACCCCTGGAACCATCTTCAtcgtacagatgaggaaataaaggtTTAGAGTGGTTAAACAACTACCTGGAGGCCACTCTGCCAGTAAAGAAACAGCAAAAACCAAAACTCTTGTCTTCTGATTCCAAACTTAGTGTGCTTTTCATCACTTCATAATTGCTTTATGACTTGCCTTTTTTGGACTTATTAGTATTGTTTTTGAAAACTAAAACGACTGGATCTAATGAGCGTTCAAAGATTCCTGCTGACGAAGGGTAAAAGTATAACCACAAGAATATAGATAATGCAGGTAAGGATTATAGACCCGTAGAAAGAAGCCAGGAATGTTAAAGACCTTCGGAGTTAATCTGGTTTACCTCTTGCTAGGGGCAGGACTTAAACCCAGTCAGGTGACAAGTGTGAGTGGAATGATCTCCACAAAGTAAGCAGAATTCCCCAAGAGCCCGGCCTTGAACTTATAGTTCTTTAACACACCCAAGCCTggagtgcaaaaaaaaaaatacacacacagtgagttatatatgtataatatatattatacatatacgcacacacacttatattttctattcaacCCCTGGAACCATCTTCATTGTACAGGTAGGGCTTGTGGTTAAAGGTGGAGGGAGGTGTGGTCAAAAATTGTTTTACATAGCAGGTTGGAACCGGATCCTGAAggtttaaatataaatgaagaatTTAATATCAGTGCAGAGCCAGTAGAAGAATTTTAGTCAAGGGAGCAATGTGAGGAGGGCAACATTGCTTTCTTGctaaagaaataaatgcaaatcacTAGAAAAGTAGAGAAGTTGAATAAGGCATGAGGTTTAATTTCAAAGTTATTTAACATATAAACAATATAATGCAGCTTGTATATATGAGCCTTACAGGGAAAAGGCctaggatgaaagggaaaaaattccTTTTCAAAAAAACCTGTTTCCCTGAGCCCCGTGTTTCACAGCCTTGTGAAGCCTCCTTTTCCTGCCTCCCTTTTCAAATTCTGTTTCTAATCAAGTGATAAGCTCAGGAGTTGCTGGGGGGAGAAGACAGAGTTTGATTGATTTGTTTTTCCCAGCTGGatttctgattacaggggtgcTGTGAGTAATAGAACAAAACCTCAGGCTTGAGAACATCAAGCCCGTCCCATGTGAACTCCCTCTGCTTTTTTCTACCTCACTATTTGTCTTATCATTCtccttttccatctttttctacAACTTCAGGGTAAGAAGGAAATCTTTTCCTCTCCACTGCCAACCCAGCCTCCTACATCTTTGGTCTCATTCCTTTCTGCTTATTTTaccagcctctcccctcccctccttgaaATTTGTGtctcttcctctattttttttttccttcctctgtttgATCCTTCCCCTTGGGCTATAAAACATACTCAAGTTTCCCTTATCCTTGTCATTGTTCTAGCTTTTTCTAAACACTCTGTTTTTttgctcttccctccttccctgtcaAAGCCCTAGGATTACATTTGCAGTTCCTTCTCACTTCCCCTTTTGCAAGCTGGCCTCTGCCTTTACCTCTCTACTGAAAGTGCTTTCTTACAGGTGACCTTCTGGAACCTGCTTTAGCTTTCGTTAACCTGCATTTTTctgcagcatttttaaaaaatttatttttggctgtgttgggtcttcgttgctgcacgtgggcattctctagttgtggcgagcgggggcaactcttcgttgtggtgcacgggcttctcattccggtggcttctcttgttgcagagcgtaggctctaggtgcacgggcttcagtagttgtggtacatgggctgagtagttgctgctcgcaggctctcgagcgcaggctcagtagttgtggtgcacgggcttagttgctccacagcatgtgggatcttcccagactagggattgaacctgtgtcccctgcattggcaggtggattcttaacccctgtgccaccagggaaggccctttTCTGCAGCATTTGATGTTGTTAACCATCCCCTCTTTCCTTTTATGCTGcgttttgcttttcttcctcctaCTGATCCCCAAATTTGGTGCTTCCTACAGATCTATACTTGGTTCTCTTTCCCTTTACATTTGTGATTCTCCAACTGGACTGCACATAAGAATAGCCTGAAGAATTTGTTTAAGTCTCAATGCCCAGGTCATACTGTgaatcaattaaatcagaatccctgGTAGAGCTCAGacaccagtttttgtttttgttttgaaacatTCCTAGTGATTCCATTGTTCAGCCAAGGTTGAAAACTACGGTTCTACTCATTGTTCTTTGTGAATCCCATGAGTTCAACAGCCACTCCAGCCTTGGTTCTCTTAAACCTTATGCCATAATTCAGTGTTTGCTGGAATGTTCCATTGGTTTGCCCCTTAAGCACCTCAGGATGATTATCTATAAGATTTAACCTGTTTATCTCAGCCCCCACccaattttcttcctttgttctctcttctttttttttttattctatctTTGTTCTCACAGGTGCTTAGATTTACAATCTTAGtcatcttccttttctccctttccttgtcTTCTACATCCAAATAGTTGTCAGATTCTGTTGATTCTGCCTCTGAAATTACTTCTTcgtctttccccttctctctatTGCTATGGTCATGTCCCTGTTTTAGGCCCAGCTTTTTCAGCTGGTATCCCTGGCTCTGCTCTTTAGTTCTGAGTCTACCGGCTGACAGTGTAATGCTGTCCACGTCACTCCCTTGTTCAGAACCTCTTGAGGACGTCCTATTGCCTGTAGCTGACTCTAAAAGACCCTTAATGGGCTGGCCTAAACTCTTAATAACTTCTTCCCTTATGCTGAGTTCCGTGCAAACTAAACTTGTTCTTTACTTTCCTTCACCTTAAATGGCAAATATTGAAATGTtacccatttttttgtttttgttttttgtttattgtgggttttttttttttttggccgcccagtgcagcttgcaggatcttagctccctgatcaaggatcaaacctgggcccctgcagtggagtcctaaccactggaccgccagggaattccccaaaatgtTACCCATTTTTAAAGGCTTGATTCAGATTCCATTTCCATAAATCCCGATACTGCATTCTCTCAAACTAAGTTATTTTTTCCCTTGAACTTCTATGACACTTTCCCCATTCATGTATTCTCTCTGCAAGGTTGGATCCAAGAAACTGGACATGAGGTAGTaataatccaagaaaatggttTTCTCAAAAGGTAGTGGAAAAATTGTGGGAATTGTGGAATTGtggaaaaagtggaaaaaagtAGTGGAAATTGCTGTCAGAAACCTGGGGAGTGGCTGTAGTATTTGCTCAAACAAAAAGAAGTCAGTGTTTGGATTAGGACTGGCAAAATTGTTTGTATTTAGAACATTCATGTTTTAACATAAAATCTTTTCTCTGATGTTTCTTTAGATTTGATTCGAACTATCCGGGACCCAGAGAAACCCAATACTTTAGAAGAACTGGAAGTGGTAACGGAAAGTTGTGTGGAGGTTCAGGAGATAAATGAAGAAGACTATTTGGTTATTATCAGGTTCACGCCAACAGTACCTCATTGCTCTTTGGCGACTCTTATTGGTAAGGTTTTAGataaagatatttatatattaattctgAATTATTCTAGCTGATACTGACCCACAATAACAATTAGCCTCATGTATCATACTTTATGGTTTACAGAATATTTTCTGTAGTTCTCATAATTAGCATATGAGAGAGTcaatattatcttcattttacagatgaggaacctgaggctcagagagtttaagggACTTGCTCAGCATCATGTAGGCAGGAAATGATGAAGCTGAGGCTCAATTCCAGGTCTCCTGACTTTAAGTGTGTTTTTCCTTTAGCTATACCATGCTGCTTCTCTACAATTAATGGAGCCTGAGTGTGGGCCAGCTCCTCTCCTCAGTTCTGGAGATCGGAATGGGTGTTGTCAGACTAGCACTGCTGCCCTCACCATCTTCTCCTTTTATCTGCTCTCTTGGCTTCTATGTAGCATGGGCAGAAGTCCTGGTGGGAGGGTATTTTTTTAGGTAGTTTTCTTTTTGAGAGGTTGCATTCCCAATATTTTGGATTAgttaggcatgtgggatcctcccggaccggggcacgaacccgtgtcccctgcatcggcaggtggactcccaaccactgcgccaccagggaagccccatatttattttttgtcattgGACAGTTTCTGACTCAACAGATATcgaaaacagatttcaaaaagTAATGTTTATATTGtttcttaaattataaaagtaacatgTTTATTGGCAATAATTTTGAAATTCcacaaaagtataaagaagaaaatttttaaaagttgtcaggcttccctggtggcacagtggttgagagtccgcctgccgatgcaggggacacgagttcgtgccccggtccaggaggatcccacatgccgcggagcggctgggcccgtgacccatggctgctgagtctgtgcgtccggagcctgtgctccgcaacaggagaggccacaacagtgagaggcccgcgtacggcaaaaaaaaaaaaaaaaaaaaaaaaaaaaaagttgtcattAGAATGTGTGCTCTAGGCTAAAGTTCCAGCTCTGTCAACTCTGTCACTTTttggtcttgggcaagttacttaacctttctgagcctatttccttatctgtaaaataccGATAATAAGGGTAACTACTGAGTTGTAAGGGTTAAATAATGGAAAGCATGAAGTAGATGAGAAATGTTTTTTAGTTCTCCTTAAATATTATTCTTTAATTATATGGTCAACTATATGGTCATATAATTATATGGTCATCAGTTTTGTAACCATTTAGACTACTTCTAGCCTCCtacaattataaataatactatgATGAACAactttttacataaatatttttatttatctctagTTATTGCTTCAGGATAAATTTCTGTAAGTGGAAttattgggtcatatggtagaaatatttttaagtctCTGGGTAAATATTAGCAAgtcactgggaattccctggtggtccagtgattaggactctgcattttcactgccaagggcacgggttcaatccctggtcagggaactaagatcccgcaagccgcgtggtatagccaaaaaaaaaggtcataCTCTTTGACCCaggaattaaggaaataattccCTAGGAGAAAACAGTAGCATGTACAAAACATATATAGTAAATTTATGATAATAAATCCTGGAAGAAACTATAGTATTGATTAAtactaaaatgatataaaaataatggCATTTCTTATTTCTATTGAAAATGATGAATATAATCAAGGAATCAAAGTATCTGTGTGAGCGTGGATGAAAAAGCTTGAATGATAAATTGAATTTGCATTATGactgcagttatttttaaaaactgtgtttaCGTGGACAAAGATTGAGAgagtacatgaaataaaaataactgtaaaGGTGTCAAGATTAGATTATGGTTGAATTTCAGATCTGTACACCTCTTGACAGAGTTTTGTCACTTTTTTGGCCCTTTTGATATGGGCTTCATTTAAGACCATTGGCTTTTGAGAATGTTGTATGGTAGTGTATCATAGTAATCGTGTTCAAGCAACATGACTGGAAAACTCGATGAAGGGAGTCCTCTTTCTGGTTGATGCATTAGGAGGCATTTCCTATGAGCAGGTAGTACTAAGCAGAGAAAGGCACCTGAGTCAGAGTTCCACCCTGACTGCTTAGGTTGTCACCTACTCAGTTACCCTGGTATATAATTCCAAAGACAAGGAAGACTCAAAGCGGGTGAGTGGGTAGGGCAGAAAAACCACTTGATAATCTTTTCTGTTGACTTAAACAAGAATGGCTGAAGGCAGGATATGAAGGGCATAGGATTTGGAGTCTAGATTTAGCTTCCAGCTCTGTCACATATTAGCTATGTGATGTGGAACAAATCACTTATCTTGGTTCCTggctgtaaaatgaaaatgataaaatagtaATAGCTAGCATTTACTGGATACTTATTATGCGTCAACTACTGTTTTAAGCATGACTATATTTACTCCTCGTGCGTAACATCCTTATATATAGTGGTACTATTCTAATACTTGtataacagataaggaaactgaagttcagagaggttaagtaacttgcctggggtcacacagctagtgtgtAGTGGAGCCACTTTTGAACCCAAATTATCTATCTCAGTTATGCTATACTGCCTATCTTGAGGATACTGATATTCAAGAAAGTGCTTTGTGAATTGTAAAACAGTTATTATTTATGGGTAAAATACCTACCAACAGTGACTAGAACACATGAGGATGCTCAAGAAACAAATTAAGGAGACAATGTGGGAGCAGAGGAAGGACAACCCTCCAGATAAGCTTTAAGGTAGATAGATACTCTAAAGGGAGacccctcttcttcttttttttttttaagggagaccCTTCTTaaggaaattatatattttctttagaattcCCTAATATTTATTATGGAATTACTGTGTCGTAGACTCTAAGGTAGCCCCAATCTCATTGtagctcatttaattctttttccttctctggaaTTTTTCAGATGGTTCTGTTAGAAAACCTAGTGGTACTTTAGAAAGCCACAAGCAAATTAATTTCATACCTCCCCAAAAGAGAGGTAGTCTAACAATTATGTTTTGCTGTGTTATGTTTggggttttgttattgttgtttatttttaatcaaacCAAAATACTAAGAAAATGTTCCTTATAACGTAACAAGCCCTTATGTATTGGTATTAGTTGGGAGAGGAAATAAATTGCTCTAAATAAAAACCTGCAAAGCCAGGGAACTAGAGATTCATTCTGACCCTATTTTTCAAAAACTCATTACTGAAACACTTTTTCTTCATAATAAGAGCAGCTTGGTTTATCTTCTCTGTCTAGAGGTGTAGACTTAGTTAAAATTGTATGCCATATTTTATGGTGGGGGAGAAGTGAAACATTGGCACTGAGGCTCTGTTCCAAGCtgacttttaatttctcttggaagtctcaactgggaaaaaaaattattgaactgTGACTTGGTATTGGGGTGATAAACTGAACTTCAGAGGAGCTTGTTTTAGGGAAACAACTCTATTTGTACCCTGCAGGCACAGAGGATTCCAAATTTGAGAGATTGCTTGtggtcctttttttctttttttaaaaataaatttatttatttaggctgtgttgggtcttcgtttctgtgcgagggctttctctagttgtggcgagtgggggccactcttcattgctgtgcgcgggcctctcactgtcgcagcctctcgttgcggaacacaagctccagacgcgcaggctcagtagttgtggcacacgggcttagttgctccgcgtcatgtgggatcttcccagaccagggctcgaacccgtgtcccctgcattggcaggcagattttcaaccactgcgccaccagggaagcctgcctgtGGTCCTTTTTAAGTGGCTCTTACTTGGTTTTAAGTTTTTGTGTGGCCTGACCTGTTGCAGGCATTCAATAAAGTTTAATGAGTGAATTGGTCTTTGATGGAAGGCAAATTGATACAGCAGAAAGGACCTGCGTTTTGCAGTGGTTTCGGGTTCCAGTCCCAACTGTCATTTTACTAGCTCTTTGATCTTGGGTAAGTTACACTGTGACCTTGGTTTCATAATTTGTAGAATGGGATTGACAATACCTAGCTCACTGGATTATCATGAGGAATTCGTAAGATGTATCAATATTAAATTTGCTAGCTAAAGGTGCCAGGCTCAAAGGAGGCATATATTGGATTGAGCCTAAGCTCTTTTCAGCTACTGTTTTGTATAGAGACACCTAGACACAGCTGTATGCTTTTTCAAGAACCAATAAGAAGAGATAATTCGGGCTTCTTTTTTCCCTCCGCAGGGCTGTGCTTAAGAGTTAAACTTCAGCGGTGTTTACCGTTTAAACATAAGGTAaggaatgtgttttttgttgttgttttataatAGCTTTGTTGAGATTTGATTCACATATCATACAACCACCTATTTAAAGTATAGAATTTAATggtttttggtatattcacaaaATTGTGCAGCCATCGCTACTAtcaattttggaatattttcaccATCCCAGTAAAAAAACCCATACCAATTAACAGTCATTCCCCATTTCTCCTAAACCCTCTCCcatccctaggcaaccactaatgtacttttgtctctatggatttgcctattctgggtgtttcatttaaatggaatcatataatttgTGGTCTTttaagactggcttctttcacttagaataatatttTCAGAATTCATTCATGTCataacatgtatcagtatttcattctttgtctTGCCTTGTACTGTTCTTTTGTGTAGATATCAcattgtgtttatttgttttaaaatttggtagacatttgggttgtttccattttttgtcttttatgaataatgttgctataaacctCTGTGTGCAGGTGTTTGTGTgggcatgtgttttcatttcttttccaccGAGGGcatatgttttccatttcttttcttcctggattctatggtaactcaatatttaaccttttgaggaacttccagactgttttccatagccaCTTCAcccttttacattcccaccagcagcatatgagggttctgatttctccacatccttgccaacacttattatgattatctctttttttcattatagccATCACTAGaatgtgtgaagtgatatctaactgtggttttgatttgcatttccctaatgggtG
This sequence is a window from Mesoplodon densirostris isolate mMesDen1 chromosome 4, mMesDen1 primary haplotype, whole genome shotgun sequence. Protein-coding genes within it:
- the CIAO2A gene encoding cytosolic iron-sulfur assembly component 2A isoform X2 encodes the protein MERVSGLLSWTLSRVLWLSGLFERGAARQPRIMEEKALEVYDLIRTIRDPEKPNTLEELEVVTESCVEVQEINEEDYLVIIRFTPTVPHCSLATLIVGNLHF
- the CIAO2A gene encoding cytosolic iron-sulfur assembly component 2A isoform X1, with the protein product MERVSGLLSWTLSRVLWLSGLFERGAARQPRIMEEKALEVYDLIRTIRDPEKPNTLEELEVVTESCVEVQEINEEDYLVIIRFTPTVPHCSLATLIGLCLRVKLQRCLPFKHKLEIYISEGTHSTEEDINKQINDKERVAAAMENPNLREIVEQCVLEPD